GAGCATGTTGTTGCTGAAGTAGGACTTAACATTAAGTCTGGCCATGAGGTTTCCAAGGTCATAATTGAGGACTTATCTGCCGTAGAAAAGAAGTGCACTGAAATGGAGGCACGTGAAGAAGAGTTGAAGGCCCAGCTTGAAGAGGTTACTGCTACTTTGCACAGGCTTAAGTTGGGAATGGAACAATGCCGACAAGCACATGATGCCCATCAATCTGAACAGGAGAAGTTGGTGAAGAGTGTACAGGATACCAATGCTGTCAAACGTGCAAGGCTTGCTGAATTTAAACAAAAGACAGCAGATTTAAAGACTGAAGCAAGTCAGTTGTTGAACAGCCTGCAGAACTGGTGAGCTCCTTGAGAAGGCGTAGACTTTGTTTAGTTCTCTTTTATTTGGCCATTTCAGTTCATCATTTCCCTTTGAATCATTTTACGTTCAGTGCTCAGTTTCACTTCAAATGTAGCAATACTTTGTTTATTCAGGTGGGAACTCCACATTTTATGCATGATGTGCTAGTACGCCAGCTTTGACGTTGAAACATCCTTATTTATTTACACTATCGTTGTGTATGGCCTGCagccttatttattttattctattTGTTTATTATATAAATGCATGTACGTACCATTTTTTGTACGCCAGTTTGAGCTTATGAAGTCTGGAGCCTGCTTGATGTTTATTTTTATTACCCTCTTTTTTACGtcacagtttatactcgtaagtcATTGGAGTTTTTTTTTGTGCCCCAGTTTATACTCGTAGGGGTGTGGGGTATTTTGGATGATCTTTTTTTTGgcatcacagtttatactcgtaagtcATTGGAGTTTTTTTTGTGTGCCCCAGTTTATACTCGTAGGGATGTGGAGTATCATTTTTTTTTACTCAAGCATAATAGCGCTTAAGGAATTTCCCGTTTATCGGTGGCGGGCAATACTTGCCGTCAGGGGAAATTATCCTGTATGCACCACTAGAGTAGACCTCTTTTATGATGTAGGGACCCTCCCATTTTGGCTCGAACTTTCCCCCCATCCGTCGTGTAACATTCATTGGACGGATGACGGTGAGCACTAGGTCTCCTTGCTTGAATGATCTCCTTTTAACGCGCTTGTCGAAAGCACGGGATATTCTAGCCTGATACGCCTCCAAATTTTGTAATGCCTGAAGGCGTTTTCCTTTGAGCATTTCGAGTTCACCGAAGCGTAATTTTATGGCCTCTTCTTCAGAAAGTTTCTCCTGAATAGCAACTCTAAGCGAGGTAATTTGTACCTCTAATGGAAAAATTGCCTCTCCTCCAAATAAGAGGGAGTATGGTGTCATTCCAGTTGGTGTATGTGTCgtggttctataagcccacaaggcCTCAAGAAGTTTCTCATGCCACTCACGCTTATTTCTAGACACGACTTTCTTTAACAATTTGCAGAGGGTTTTATTAAAAGCTTCCGCCTGTCCATTAGCTGCCAGATTATAAGCCGTAGAATAGTGATGAATTATTTTGAATTTCGAGCATAACTTATCGACATGTTTATTTTTGAATGGTCCCCCGTTGTCAGACATGATACGGGAAGGAACTCCGAAGCGATATATGAGGTGTGTTCTTATGAAGTGCTCCACGTGCTCTCCCTTATCCTCTTTTAATGGTATAAGCTCAGCCCATTTAGAGAAGTAATCGGTGGCGGCCAGGATAAATTTGTGCCCCTTTGATGATGGCGGATTAATAGGTCCTACTATATCCATTCCCCACATTTCAAATGGCCATGCAATATTTGTGGGATGCAACGACTCATGGGGTTGATGTATGAAATTACCATGTACCTGGCACTCGTGACACCTTTTTGCAAATTTCATGGCGTCGTCAAACATGGTAGGCCAATAGTAACCAAGATGTCGCAATTGATAATATAACTTAGGGCCAGATTGATGCGCCCCACACACCCCGGCGTGCACTTCATTTAAGGCTTCCACAATTTCATTCCCTGCTAGACAGCGGAGGAGGATGCCATCGAAAGAACGCCTATATAGGGTATCATTTATACATGTATAGTGAACTGACCTTTTCTGAACTCTAGACCTTTCTGTGGAGTCTAAAGGTAAATACCCATGGAGCAAATATTCCAGGAAAGGGCTTCGCCAGTCTCCAACTTCAATCTCGTAAATATCTGCAGTCATTGCAACCGACATCATCGTCTCCTCTTCCTCGGCGAGTATAGTTAGGATTCTGCATTCTTCAACACGAACGTCCATCATTTGATGTGAAGTTAATGACATACTAGCAGCTAAACCTGCTAAGGCATCAGCCTTTTCATTCTGACTTCTTATAACATGCTGAATATGTAGATCAGCAAACATGGACATGAGCATTTTGGCTCGTTGGAAATAAGGCATTAATTCTTCTTTCTTTACCATGTAAATTCCCAGTAGTTGGTTGATCACTAACTGAGAGTCATCATAAACAGCGAGTGAATCTAACCCCATATTCAGAGCTAATTCAAGCCCAATTatcaaagcctcatattcagccgaATTATTTGAAACCGCTGAAGTTAGGGTGAATGAGTACGGGATTATCCCTTCACTGGGCGTCACGAAGACGACTCCAGCACCTGCCCCTGATCGTCGAcatgcgccatcgaagtacatttgCCAACATGTACTAGCAACTGATGTagtgaacacttcttcatccggcAAGTCATCATCTGTGGGGAAATCATCGGGTATTGGATGTGTCGCTAGGAAGTTAGCTAACGCCTGCCCCTTCATGGCCTTTTGTGGCACAAACTTTATATCAAATTGCGACAAAAACATCGCCCACTTAGCCAATCTACCTGAAAGCACCATTTTATTTAAGATGTACCTGAGAGAGTCTGCTCTCGATACGAGGTGTACAGTATGCTCTAACATGTAATGGCGCAGTTTTTGTGCTGCAAACACCAATGCGAGACATATCTTTTCCATGTCCGGATAGTTGCACTCAGCCCCCACGAGGGTGCGACTAAGGTAATATAGGGACATTTCCTTTCCGGACTCATTATTCTGTGCTAAAAGAGCTCCCAACGACATAGGCATGGCTGCCGTATATAGGATCAGAGGACGCTCCTTAACTGGTGCACCCAGGATAGGTGGGTGTATAAGGTATTTTTTAATGTCCAAGAACGCATTTTGGCATGCTTGGTCCCACTCGAATGAGACACCCTTCTTCGTGAGATGTGAGAATGGTTTACATCTTCCTAATAAGTTTGAGATAAATCTCCTAATACATGCTAGGTGACCTTGAAAACTCTTTAGTTCATGTAGGTTTGTGGGTGGTGGCATTTTAACAATCGCTTTTACTTTATCTGGGTCAATTTGGATGCCATTCTTTGTGACCACAAAACCAAGAAATTTCCCGGAAGAAACTCCAAACGCACATTTCATGGGATTCATTTTCAAGTTATGTTCCCTCAGACGCTCGAAAACCATTGCAAGATGTTTCATATGGTCTTCTTCACGTTTTGATTTTACCACTATGTCATCACTATAACATTCAACGATTACATATAACAACCCATCTAAAACTATGGTCATGGCTCGTTGATATGTCGCCCCTGCATTTTTGAGTCCAAACGGCATGACCCTATAACAGAATATGCCTTTGGGCGTCCTGAAAGCCGTTAGCTCTTCATCTTCTGGCGCCATTTTTATTTGATTATATCCAGAATATCCATCCATAAAGGAAAATATTTCATGATTCATGGTAGCATCAACGAGTATTTCAGATATAGGTATAGGAAAATCATCTTTAGGGCATGCTTTATTTAAGTCCCTAAAGTCTACACACACACACGGATTTGACCATTTTTCTTTTCAACTCGGACAATATTGGAAAGCCACTTAGGATATTTAACTTCCCTAATGAATCCAGCAACTATGAGTTTGTCGACCTCGGCTTCTACCTTGGGGAGTAGCTCCGGTCAAAATCTCCTTTGTGTTTGTTTTACTGGGGGTACATCATCTTGCACGGCAAGTCGGTGCACCGCTACCTCTGAATCCAAGCCTGGCATTTCCACGTAATTCCAAGCGAAAACATCTTTGTTTACAGAAAGGAACTTACGATAttcctctttcttttctttggacATACATGCGCCAATAAAAATCGGTCGAGGATCCTTGGCTGTCCCAATATTTATTTCTTCCAAGTCATCAATAGTTGGCTAATTTCCATCCTTCATTTGTGGGGATGCCTCAGTTGGGTCTACAAATTCAGTCGAGGTCATACAAACCTCATAGCCCAGCCCATGTCTTTTTTCTTTTAAAGGCTGGCCCTCATGTAGAGCTTCGAGTTGTTGTCGGGACAACGCCTTTTCAAATGGCGCTCACTGCCCCCGGCCATCGCACAACGACGGGCCAGTGAGAGTATCATATCCCATTTTCTGCATCATATACAAAACTCGATTATCGTACAGAGAAATAGGCAATGACTCATCATCTTTATTTTCCAAGGTGATATGAaccacatttttatttttattttcacacTCATGCGGCTCCTCTTTATCTTGCTCAATTTTATGTTGAACCAAAGGAGGTAAGAGCATAGGCATTTTGGTACCTTTTTTAACAGATGATTTATCGATGACACGGAATATTGGGTCACCCCCTTTCCTTTGGTCACTTGGTATGTACTGATAAATCTTTCGGCCAAATGAGGATTCTGCAGTATTTTTCTTTACCATATTTGACTCAGATACTATTACAGGCCTTGGCTTGTGTACTTTTTCAACAGGCTCAAAGTAGAATTTTGCATCAGCGTAGAAAGATTCAGCTACGGTGAATGGTCTCTTATCTCCAAATATTCTTACTGTTTCTCCAGATTTCTCTTTGTACTTGACACACTGATGGAGTGTAGATGGCACAACCTGATTTTCATGCAGCCATGGTCGGCCCAACAGTGCATTGTAAGATGTGGCTGCATCAATCACATGGAATCTCACGTATGTAGATAACGCTTCCAGTTTTAGTACCAAGGAAATGGTACCCATGGCCTCTTGACCTGACTGGTTAAAGCCGTGAATGACCACATTTGACTGACTCAAATCCTTAGGGGAATATCCAATCCTTTTCAAAGTACGCAGAGGCAGCAAATTTATGGCGGATCCACCATCTATCATTATGCGATTTGTTGGCAAGTCATCAATCTCACCAAACATAAGAAGAGGCCTGTTATGCTTCTTCGCTCCTAACAACATGTCCTCATCCGTGAATGTAATGTTTAACACATCATTTAATTCAGCTTCAGTCTGTGAGACTTCCACTCTATAATCTTCAGGAAATGACAATGCTGTAACTAGTGCCTTACGTAAATCCGAGGAAAGAGACAAAGCATCATACACAGAAAGCATAGCTGATATTTTCTTCAAATGAGAGATTACATCATACTTGACCGACACCTTAGAAGGCGGGTCGATTATCTCATTCTCGGTTACATCTTTGTTCTTATGCTCCTTTCTAGATGGAGGATGTGGGTCAGCTAACTGGCGACCTGATCTAAGGTGGACATGATCCACCTCTGGCGCATCTTCTTCGGGGAAGTGAAGAGACTCGCTATCATCCTCAAACACACCTATAGTGAGAACATTGAATTCTTCACTAGGCGGAACCTTCATGCGCTTCACCAAATGCTGATATTTCTTTGGTACGAAGCGCAGAGGAGCGACATCTTCCATCACTTGGGGTAGTGCACGGTGTTTTGGCCGCTGCTCCCTGCAGTCTTGGGGTTCTTGAGAAGCTGGTACACTGGGCCATCCATCACGGCTGCAGGGAATGTGAGCCTCTCTTTGACGCTGACCCTGGGACGTGGTCCCATGACCGAGGCACGGGAGGAAGCCTGGAGAGATAATTGGGTAAATTCATATCCTGATGTAAAAATCATATCATCATAAGTTGGCCTCATATTTGAAGATGCGCAACTCACCGGGCTATCTTGAAGAGTGGCAACATTTGCTGTAGCCATCTTCTTTCCTTTCTTTACACTTTTGAGGAGGTCTGTATCAATGGTCCCCTCATCGATCATTTTCTATATGATATTCTTCACAACGAAGCAATCTTTGAGTGTATGGCCCAAAATGCGATGGTAGTGACAGAAATTTGGGTCATCAAATTTTGAAGCTTCTTCTGGCCTTTTGGGCTTGGGAAGTTCTATAAGACTCAACTCCTTTAAACCAGTGAAAAGGTCATCAATTTCTTCTACAGGAAAAGAATACTCCCTGTTTTGTCGCTCGTTGAGAGTTGGCCTCCTACCGACCTGTGCATCTCGTTGTCCTTGGTACCCTACAGGTGCTCTTCTGGGCTGAAACTGAGGTTTTACCGTCGTTGTCTCCATGGCTTGTGCAGACTTGGGTTTCATCGGCAACTTTTCACGCTGACCACCTTTGTCTGTAGGCTTGTTGAACATCGTTTTTGTTCGACGGGCGACAAGTTGCATATAATTTTCTATATCTGTGGATTTTGAAGCCAACTCTTCAAACGTGAGGGGCCTTACCCCCTGTAACTGGACAGCCACTTTCGAGCGGAGATTGGTCATGCACATCCGCACTACTTCTGGCTCGGTGATGGGTTGTGGGCAGTGAAGACTTAGGTTTCTCCATCTATTTATGAAGTCAGCCGCCTTCTCGTTGAACCCTTGTTCAGTTTGGGTCAACTCAGTTACGCCCACCGTCCTCTGCGTGCTATAGAAACGCTCGAGGAATGAGTTTTGCATTTGTTCCCATGTTTTTATAGAGCTTGGAGGTAGCTTGTTGTACCAGGTAAAGGCAGGCCCAGACAATGTCTGTACAAACTGCCTAAGGAGAAGTGCTCCATTGCTGGCTGTATCTTGGCAAGCAGCAAGGAAGTGTGCTATATGCTCATGGGGAGATCCACTCCCATTGAACTTACTAAACTGCGGCTGTCTGTAGTTTGTTGGGAAAGGAACTAGGTCCACATCGGGTGGGTATGGCTTAACATACCCTGGCCGCATCGAGTACTGAGTTTGCATCAACTGGGACTTTACCCCCTCAATGATCATCCTTTGGATCGCCTCAAGGTTAAGCCCTGCCCCTCCATGTTGGCGGCTAGCACTTGCACCACCATCCCATTCATTTCCTTTGTTCTGGTTATTGCCCATATGAATACGA
Above is a window of Triticum aestivum cultivar Chinese Spring chromosome 6B, IWGSC CS RefSeq v2.1, whole genome shotgun sequence DNA encoding:
- the LOC123134347 gene encoding uncharacterized protein, with the protein product MVISGKDAQMDCSFVKDTFMEATDFVVKRALEGLNDSTLGDPKRCIMLESVSQTLPTQVPEVAKVQAMLVGLIDLSKKLEVGQTKFTEESERDEHVVAEVGLNIKSGHEVSKVIIEDLSAVEKKCTEMEAREEELKAQLEEVTATLHRLKLGMEQCRQAHDAHQSEQEKLVKSVQDTNAVKRARLAEFKQKTADLKTEASQLLNSLQNW